In one Diabrotica virgifera virgifera chromosome 7, PGI_DIABVI_V3a genomic region, the following are encoded:
- the LOC126888251 gene encoding uncharacterized protein LOC126888251, whose translation MLGYYLFLLVVYLICIANISAYETPSPHQYHIQTDEGPERYFRYQTDSGQYRKEKRLEDGTVVGTYAWIDADGMLRQRDYIADNEGYRILKTKNVFVGRNINVGDAIKSAKKYPATAGTLVKTRPDSYRGPIRGYNSVSFVPSSTPSPIPSSSYSPYIPSSTPSTYEPSSTPSPVSFSSYNPSSIYVPSTTPTTVPSSSYSPSSISTTPGSPYLNLDLSLKSLSPSPYSHLSSTAEPPIVQITPNAFPKTNYGYVPLNFSYFNGNQIHSTPIPLVQPTEVPYYRSPTPIAGTTERPVIYSPSYSPADFGSSQEVDTNSLEYNPYVRQVKDTYRFQNGPTYPLDRNGRPYVGSDSRHSTYDGVSVTNDGFRYYIPRAYHEEETQPGDKRSGSFGYIDPFGIRRVIYYNTAPGTGFQHRKNNRYVGFNAAPYDPRPYSE comes from the exons GTGGTATACTTGATATGTATAGCTAACATATCAGCATATGAAACGCCTTCTCCACACCAATACCACATCCAAACCGACGAAGGACCTGAGCGATATTTCCGATACCAGACCGATAGTGGACAATACCGAAAAGAAAAACGACTCGAAGATGGCACCGTGGTTGGCACATACGCCTGGATCGACGCTGATg GCATGTTACGGCAACGTGACTACATTGCAGACAACGAAGGCTACCGAATCCTTAAAACCAAAAATGTTTTTGTTGGAAGAAACATTAATGTTGGAGATGCAATAAAATCAGCCAAGAAGTATCCTGCTACTGCTGGAACACTAGTCAAAACTCGTCCAGATTCATACAGAGGTCCTATCCGAGGATATAATAGTGTATCTTTTGTGCCCAGTAGTACCCCATCTCCAATACCTTCCTCGAGCTACAGTCCTTATATTCCAAGCAGTACTCCATCAACCTATGAACCTAGTAGTACTCCTTCACCAgtatcgttttcgagttataaccCAAGTTCGATTTATGTTCCTAGTACCACCCCAACGACTGTTCCGTCTAGTAGTTATAGCCCCAGTTCCATATCAACAACACCAGGGTCCCCATATTTAAATCTTGATTTATCATTAAAATCACTGTCGCCAAGTCCTTACAGTCATTTATCTTCAACAGCAGAACCACCGATTGTACAAATTACACCAAATGCATTCCCTAAAACAAATTATGGATACGTTCCCCTTAACTTTAGTTACTTCAATGGAAACCAAATCCACTCCACACCAATTCCTCTAGTTCAGCCCACCGAAGTTCCTTATTACCGATCTCCTACACCTATAGCCGGTACGACTGAACGCCCTGTCATATATTCCCCCTCATATTCTCCAGCTGACTTTGGTTCTTCGCAAGAAGTTGACACCAACTCCTTGGAGTACAATCCCTACGTACGTCAAGTTAAAGATACCTATAGATTCCAAAATGGACCTACATATCCACTAGATCGAAATGGGCGACCGTATGTTGGATCAGATTCTAGACACTCTACATACGATGGAGTATCAGTTACCAACGACGGTTTCAG GTACTACATACCAAGAGCCTATCACGAAGAAGAGACTCAACCAGGTGATAAACGGTCGGGTAGCTTCGGATATATAGATCCATTTGGTATTAGGAGAGTTATTTATTACAATACTGCACCAGGTACCGGGTTCCAGCATAGAAAGAACAACAGATATGTAGGTTTTAATGCGGCACCTTATGATCCTCGGCCTTATAGCGAATAG